A segment of the Nitrospirota bacterium genome:
CCCGACGCGGATTCCTTCGTCACCTTCGCGACATTCTCAATGTCGTTGGCGATTTGCTGCGTGGCCACCGACTGCTCTTCCGAGGCCACGGCAATCTGGCGAATCATATCCGCGCTTTCGGACACCATCTGCACGATCCGGGTGAGCGCTTCGCCGGTCTTGTTGACCAGTTCGACACCGCC
Coding sequences within it:
- a CDS encoding methyl-accepting chemotaxis protein; amino-acid sequence: GGVELVNKTGEALTRIVQMVSESADMIRQIAVASEEQSVATQQIANDIENVAKVTKESASGANESAKASHDLSQLAVELQGIVGSFKV